In a single window of the Gossypium hirsutum isolate 1008001.06 chromosome D02, Gossypium_hirsutum_v2.1, whole genome shotgun sequence genome:
- the LOC107940736 gene encoding protein SODIUM POTASSIUM ROOT DEFECTIVE 3: MKNGKMMRGFMCQSTVVNTACMAADPRSVVIPRRADRLRVGDDDDDKRVINNARYSRLVGADKRPIVTTFVRREQNQQQKPKKTLEKPVQLASSEHVFQVVVMRVAIHCQGCAGKVKKHLSKMEGVTSFSIDIETKRVTVMGHVSPVGVLESISKVKKAEFWPC; the protein is encoded by the exons ATGAAGAATGGGAAGATGATGAGAGGCTTCATGTGCCAATCCACGGTAGTAAACACTGCGTGCATGGCGGCCGATCCTCGCTCCGTTGTGATACCGAGAAGGGCCGACAGACTCCGTGtaggtgatgatgatgatgataaaagAGTAATCAACAATGCTAGGTATTCTAGGCTTGTTGGAGCTGACAAGAGGCCAATTGTCACCACTTTTGTAAGAAGGGAACAAAATCAACAACAGAAGCCGAAGAAGACCCTTGAGAAACCAGTTCAACTAGCTTCATCGGAGCATGTTTTCCAG GTGGTTGTCATGCGGGTCGCCATTCATTGTCAAGGTTGTGCTGGTAAAGTGAAGAAACATTTATCCAAAATGGAag GGGTTACATCATTCAGTATAGACATTGAAACCAAAAGGGTGACGGTGATGGGGCACGTATCGCCGGTGGGTGTATTGGAGAGCATTTCAAAGGTGAAAAAGGCTGAGTTCTGGCCTTGTTAA